A region from the Candidatus Limnocylindrales bacterium genome encodes:
- a CDS encoding ferredoxin--NADP reductase, whose product MSPNEPSSSGDDAAKARHHYHDLRVRRIVRETADASSIVFEIPPKLRDLFAYQAGQFLTLQLPYQGRTLYRCYSLASCPVTETEHKVTVKRVADGRISNWINDNLKEGDVVKVLPPGGMFVLGPRDVDLVLLAGGSGITPVISIIKTALATTRRSLRLIYANRDEDCIIFRGELDDLAARNPDRLQVIHRLDVRDGFIDDAAVRRYIADRIGAEFYICGPGPFMDTVEKTLVAAGVAPEFIHIERFSSLEDEGEVAGEGIAERPVQVFLDGARTTVGVREGETVLHACKRQGMEPPFSCESGFCGCCMARLKKGSVHMLHNDFLSAGEIGEGWILTCQSVPDTDDCEVEYPD is encoded by the coding sequence ATGAGCCCCAACGAGCCCTCGAGCAGCGGCGACGACGCCGCCAAGGCGCGCCATCACTACCACGACCTGCGCGTGCGCCGCATCGTGCGCGAGACCGCGGACGCCAGCTCGATCGTCTTCGAGATCCCGCCTAAGCTGCGTGACCTGTTCGCGTACCAGGCCGGACAGTTCCTGACGCTGCAGCTGCCCTACCAGGGACGGACGCTCTACCGCTGCTACTCGCTGGCCAGCTGCCCGGTGACCGAGACCGAGCACAAGGTGACGGTGAAGCGCGTGGCGGACGGCCGCATCTCCAACTGGATCAATGACAACCTCAAGGAGGGCGACGTCGTCAAGGTGCTGCCGCCGGGCGGCATGTTCGTGCTCGGACCGCGCGACGTCGATCTGGTGCTGCTGGCCGGCGGCAGCGGCATCACGCCGGTCATCTCGATCATCAAGACCGCGCTCGCGACGACGCGTCGCTCGCTGCGCCTCATCTACGCCAACCGCGACGAAGACTGCATCATCTTCCGCGGCGAGCTCGACGACCTGGCGGCGCGCAACCCCGACCGCCTGCAGGTGATCCACCGCCTGGACGTGCGCGACGGCTTCATCGACGACGCCGCGGTGCGCCGCTACATCGCCGATCGCATCGGCGCCGAGTTCTACATCTGCGGCCCCGGGCCGTTCATGGACACCGTGGAGAAGACCCTGGTGGCGGCGGGCGTCGCGCCCGAGTTCATCCACATCGAACGCTTCTCCTCTCTCGAAGACGAAGGCGAGGTCGCCGGCGAAGGCATCGCCGAGCGGCCCGTGCAGGTTTTTCTCGACGGCGCCAGGACCACGGTGGGCGTGCGCGAAGGCGAGACCGTGCTCCATGCCTGCAAGCGCCAGGGAATGGAGCCGCCGTTTTCGTGCGAGAGCGGCTTTTGCGGCTGCTGCATGGCGCGGCTGAAGAAAGGCAGCGTGCACATGCTGCACAACGACTTCCTGAGCGCCGGCGAGATCGGCGAGGGCTGGATCCTCACCTGCCAGTCCGTGCCCGACACCGACGACTGCGAAGTCGAATATCCGGACTGA
- the aat gene encoding leucyl/phenylalanyl-tRNA--protein transferase → MPVYRLDNALIFPPPEEADPSGLLAVGGDLSPGRLLLAYAMGIFPWYTEETPLLWFSPDPRGILLPEHLRVSRSLRKRLRLRNYEVTLDRDFGAVMRACATVERRRQDGTWITPEMLEAYERLHRLGVAHSVEVWSSGELVGGLYGVSLGSVFFGESMFSIMTDASKIALVWLTRQLQRWGFSLIDCQIRNEHLLNMGADEVARERFLQLLAGALQSPTRRGPWSFDDDFVPHEALPSSAPGQRPPAPRGGST, encoded by the coding sequence GTGCCCGTCTACCGACTCGACAACGCGCTCATCTTCCCTCCACCCGAAGAGGCCGATCCGAGCGGCCTGCTCGCCGTCGGAGGAGATCTCTCGCCCGGACGGCTGCTGCTGGCGTACGCGATGGGGATCTTCCCCTGGTACACCGAGGAAACGCCGCTGCTGTGGTTCTCGCCCGATCCGCGCGGGATCCTGCTCCCCGAGCATCTGCGCGTCAGCCGCTCGCTGCGCAAGCGGCTTCGCCTGCGCAACTACGAGGTCACGCTCGACCGCGACTTCGGCGCCGTGATGCGAGCGTGCGCGACGGTCGAGCGACGCCGCCAGGACGGCACCTGGATCACACCGGAGATGCTCGAGGCCTACGAGAGGCTGCACCGCCTCGGCGTCGCGCACAGCGTGGAGGTGTGGAGCAGTGGCGAGCTGGTGGGCGGGCTGTACGGCGTCTCGCTCGGCAGCGTCTTCTTCGGCGAGTCGATGTTCTCCATCATGACGGATGCCTCCAAGATCGCGCTCGTGTGGCTGACCCGTCAGCTCCAGCGCTGGGGCTTCTCGCTCATCGACTGCCAGATCCGCAACGAGCATCTGCTGAACATGGGCGCCGACGAAGTCGCACGAGAGCGCTTCCTGCAGCTTCTGGCCGGCGCGCTGCAGTCGCCCACGCGCCGCGGCCCGTGGAGCTTTGATGATGATTTCGTGCCGCACGAGGCGCTGCCCTCGTCGGCGCCGGGACAACGGCCGCCGGCGCCGCGCGGGGGAAGCACGTGA
- a CDS encoding 16S rRNA (uracil(1498)-N(3))-methyltransferase, producing the protein MNLVLLERDELCRSRAVLRGRRRDHIAEVHRGEPGRVLRVGVVGGMIGTGTVVAMDASSVELDVRLEENPPPPLPCTLVMALPRPKVLRRMLQAAAAFGIKNIVLFGAWRVEKSYWQTPVLQAEQIRRELLCGLEQARDTILPVVTHKRLFRPFVEDELAAVAAGSRCLVAHPAAAAECPRAVSSAVTLVIGPEGGFVEFELELLSAAGAELVSLGPRPLRVEQALAALVGRLF; encoded by the coding sequence GTGAACCTGGTCCTGCTCGAGCGCGACGAGCTGTGCCGCAGCCGCGCCGTGCTGCGCGGCCGGCGGCGCGATCACATCGCCGAAGTGCACCGCGGCGAGCCCGGCAGGGTGCTGCGCGTGGGCGTGGTCGGCGGCATGATCGGAACCGGCACGGTCGTGGCCATGGACGCTTCGAGCGTCGAGCTCGACGTGCGTCTGGAGGAGAACCCGCCGCCGCCGCTGCCGTGCACGCTGGTGATGGCGCTGCCGCGTCCGAAGGTGTTGCGGCGCATGCTGCAGGCGGCCGCGGCCTTCGGCATCAAGAACATCGTCCTGTTCGGCGCGTGGCGCGTGGAGAAGTCGTACTGGCAGACGCCGGTGCTGCAGGCCGAGCAGATTCGCCGCGAGCTGCTGTGCGGGCTCGAGCAGGCCCGCGATACGATCCTTCCGGTCGTGACACACAAGCGGCTGTTCCGTCCGTTCGTCGAAGACGAGCTTGCCGCCGTTGCCGCCGGCTCGCGCTGTCTCGTCGCGCACCCCGCAGCCGCAGCCGAGTGTCCGCGCGCCGTGAGCTCGGCGGTTACGCTGGTGATCGGCCCCGAGGGCGGGTTCGTCGAGTTCGAGCTGGAGCTGCTCTCTGCAGCCGGCGCCGAGCTCGTCAGCCTGGGCCCGCGGCCGTTGCGCGTGGAGCAGGCGCTGGCGGCGCTCGTAGGCCGCCTGTTCTGA
- a CDS encoding CaiB/BaiF CoA-transferase family protein, whose translation MQRSGPLAGVRVLEVAAIGPVPFAGMILSDLGADVVRIDRTRPDPASTWSDPRMDVLGRGRRSLALDLKTTQGAEVLLRLAGNADVLLEGFRPGVAERLGIGPDACLQRNPRLVYGRMTGWGQQGPLSAAAGHDINYIALTGALHAVGGEGAPPSPPLNLVGDFGGGALYLVVGVLSALIERQRSGKGDVIDAAMIDGAASLMSIFYVMEQIGFWRDERATNFLDGGAHFYGTYETSDGRYVAIGAIEPRFYDELLARLGIDGADLPAQHDRDGWKQARARLAAVFRTRTRAQWCELLEGTDACFAPVLSIGEAATHPHLRERGTILDVGGVRQPAPAPRFARSACERPQIAPRPGADTAAVLREGGFSAGEIDALRSAGVIGGEAV comes from the coding sequence ATGCAGCGCAGTGGACCTCTGGCCGGTGTGCGCGTGCTCGAAGTCGCCGCAATCGGTCCGGTCCCCTTCGCCGGGATGATCCTTTCGGATCTCGGCGCCGACGTCGTTCGCATCGACCGTACGCGTCCGGATCCGGCGTCGACGTGGAGCGACCCGCGCATGGATGTTCTCGGCCGAGGCCGCCGCTCGCTGGCTCTCGATTTGAAGACCACGCAGGGAGCGGAGGTGCTGCTGCGGCTTGCCGGGAATGCCGATGTGCTGCTCGAAGGCTTCCGCCCCGGCGTCGCCGAGCGGCTCGGCATCGGGCCGGACGCCTGTCTGCAGCGCAATCCGCGCCTGGTCTACGGCCGCATGACGGGATGGGGACAGCAGGGGCCGCTGTCGGCGGCCGCAGGCCACGACATCAATTACATCGCGCTGACCGGCGCCCTGCACGCCGTCGGCGGCGAAGGCGCACCGCCTTCGCCGCCGCTCAACCTCGTCGGCGATTTCGGCGGCGGCGCGCTGTATCTGGTGGTCGGCGTGCTGTCGGCGCTGATCGAGCGACAGCGCTCGGGCAAGGGCGACGTGATCGACGCGGCCATGATCGACGGCGCCGCCTCGCTGATGTCGATCTTCTACGTCATGGAGCAGATCGGCTTCTGGCGCGACGAACGAGCGACCAACTTTCTCGACGGCGGCGCGCACTTCTACGGAACTTACGAGACGTCGGACGGTCGCTATGTCGCCATCGGTGCGATCGAGCCGCGCTTCTACGACGAGCTGCTCGCGCGCCTCGGCATCGACGGCGCCGACCTTCCGGCGCAGCACGATCGCGACGGATGGAAGCAGGCTCGTGCGCGGCTTGCGGCGGTCTTTCGGACCCGCACGCGCGCGCAGTGGTGCGAGCTGCTCGAAGGCACCGACGCCTGCTTCGCTCCGGTCCTGTCCATCGGCGAAGCCGCCACCCATCCGCATCTGCGCGAGCGCGGCACCATCCTCGATGTCGGCGGCGTCCGGCAGCCGGCGCCGGCGCCACGCTTCGCGCGCAGCGCGTGCGAGCGGCCGCAGATCGCGCCGCGCCCCGGTGCCGACACCGCCGCGGTGCTTCGCGAAGGCGGCTTCAGTGCCGGCGAGATCGACGCGCTGCGGTCGGCCGGCGTCATCGGCGGCGAGGCTGTGTGA
- a CDS encoding alpha/beta fold hydrolase gives MRAARLLLIAALLLVGALHARAELEHVELMTGGAAVTDPVPIVVAIHGLGDRPEAFQLLLDDLAAKARLIVPRAPTPYGTDGGGAWFEMHSGDEPMTAAVAKAAEEVAALISAVHAKYGGPPRAVVTGFSQGGIVTFALAAARPDLVAAAVPVAGFLPMPMWPAQRPKLRPLPRVLALHGEKDPVVPIQSAKWSIEALRSNGFDVQLRSYPDLGHTMAREVIADLHEAIVVAVTELTPKKEEAPAQASSPGVPQAAGADASDADAAPGSVDRAADGEVPAAPAPPTPAPTVRVPAPQAAEPAQASP, from the coding sequence GTGAGAGCTGCGCGCCTCTTGCTGATCGCGGCGCTGCTCCTCGTGGGCGCGCTCCACGCGCGGGCGGAGCTCGAGCACGTCGAGCTGATGACCGGTGGCGCCGCCGTTACCGATCCCGTCCCCATCGTGGTGGCCATTCACGGCCTCGGCGACAGACCCGAAGCCTTTCAGCTCCTTCTCGATGATCTGGCCGCCAAGGCTCGGCTGATCGTCCCGCGCGCGCCGACTCCCTACGGCACCGACGGCGGCGGCGCCTGGTTCGAGATGCATTCGGGTGACGAGCCGATGACGGCGGCCGTGGCAAAGGCCGCCGAAGAGGTCGCCGCCCTCATTTCTGCCGTGCACGCGAAATACGGCGGGCCGCCGCGCGCCGTCGTCACCGGCTTCTCCCAGGGCGGCATCGTGACGTTCGCGCTGGCCGCGGCGCGGCCCGATCTGGTAGCTGCGGCGGTTCCTGTCGCAGGTTTCCTTCCGATGCCGATGTGGCCGGCACAACGGCCGAAACTGCGACCGTTGCCGCGCGTTCTGGCATTGCACGGCGAGAAGGACCCCGTCGTGCCGATCCAGTCCGCCAAGTGGTCGATCGAAGCGCTGCGCAGCAACGGTTTCGATGTTCAGCTGCGCAGCTATCCCGACCTTGGACACACGATGGCCAGGGAAGTGATCGCCGATCTTCATGAAGCGATCGTGGTGGCGGTGACGGAGCTGACGCCCAAGAAGGAGGAAGCGCCCGCGCAGGCCTCCAGTCCGGGCGTCCCGCAAGCGGCGGGCGCCGATGCATCCGATGCCGATGCGGCGCCGGGCAGCGTCGATCGCGCGGCCGACGGCGAGGTGCCTGCCGCGCCGGCACCACCGACGCCTGCACCGACGGTGCGCGTACCTGCGCCGCAGGCCGCCGAGCCGGCGCAAGCGTCGCCTTAG
- a CDS encoding CoA pyrophosphatase, translating into MAGDEFHFDCDLRQRVRTHLETFERRAYRRCGLKPAAVAVTLLADDLMRPCFVLTRRAARLRTHSRQWALPGGRLDAGESAEQAAVRELAEEVGLELGTDRVLGLLDDYPTRSGYVITPVVIWAPRSAALRPNPCEVAEVYRVPLAELEHPDVPQVRRIPESIRPVISIPLMGTNIHAPTAAVLYQLREVAVWGRNTRVAHFEQPVFAWS; encoded by the coding sequence GTGGCGGGCGACGAGTTCCATTTCGATTGTGATCTGCGCCAGCGCGTCCGCACGCACCTCGAGACGTTCGAACGACGCGCCTATCGCCGCTGCGGCCTCAAGCCGGCCGCCGTCGCCGTCACGCTGCTCGCCGATGACCTGATGCGTCCGTGCTTCGTGCTCACCCGCCGCGCCGCGCGGCTTCGCACGCACAGCCGGCAATGGGCGCTTCCGGGCGGACGGCTCGATGCCGGCGAGAGCGCCGAGCAGGCTGCGGTGCGCGAGCTGGCCGAAGAAGTCGGGCTCGAGCTCGGGACCGATCGCGTGCTCGGTCTGCTCGACGACTACCCGACGCGCTCTGGCTACGTGATCACGCCGGTGGTCATCTGGGCACCGCGCAGCGCGGCGTTGCGGCCCAATCCGTGCGAAGTGGCCGAGGTGTATCGCGTACCGCTGGCCGAGCTCGAGCATCCGGACGTTCCGCAGGTGCGGCGAATTCCCGAAAGCATCCGGCCGGTCATCTCCATTCCGCTCATGGGCACCAACATCCACGCGCCGACGGCGGCCGTGCTGTATCAGCTGCGCGAGGTCGCGGTGTGGGGACGCAATACGCGCGTGGCCCACTTCGAGCAGCCGGTCTTCGCCTGGAGCTGA
- a CDS encoding NUDIX hydrolase: MHRRPLLALLARYVPSGGDDREARDRIAAFVEAHADCFERSLLIGHVTASAWIVDRERTHALLTHHRKLGRWLQLGGHTDGDPDVLRSACREATEESGLRSLQVLDAGLFDCDVHRIPARGDEPAHDHHDVRFLLQADMAEPLVVSEESHDLSWVRLEDVAALETDASVLRMVEKVRRTR; the protein is encoded by the coding sequence ATGCATCGGCGGCCGCTGCTCGCGCTGCTGGCGCGATACGTTCCATCCGGCGGCGACGACCGCGAGGCGCGCGACCGCATCGCCGCTTTCGTCGAGGCGCACGCCGACTGCTTCGAGCGCTCGCTCCTGATCGGACACGTCACGGCTTCGGCGTGGATCGTCGACCGCGAGCGCACGCATGCGCTGCTGACGCATCACCGCAAGCTCGGGCGCTGGCTGCAGCTCGGCGGCCACACCGATGGCGATCCCGACGTCCTGCGTTCCGCATGCCGCGAGGCAACCGAGGAGTCGGGTCTGCGGAGCCTGCAAGTGCTCGATGCGGGCCTCTTCGACTGCGACGTGCACCGCATTCCCGCGCGCGGCGACGAGCCGGCGCATGACCATCACGACGTACGCTTCCTGCTGCAGGCCGACATGGCCGAGCCGCTGGTGGTCAGCGAAGAGTCGCACGACCTGAGCTGGGTGCGGCTGGAGGACGTTGCTGCGCTGGAAACCGACGCCTCCGTCCTGCGCATGGTCGAGAAGGTGCGGCGCACGCGTTGA
- a CDS encoding nitrilase-related carbon-nitrogen hydrolase encodes MENEKKDSEDSIRRPARGPRVAVAQISPTLGDVAANLELHRQAAQRAVDEGTQLIVFPELSLTGYRLRDSVPDVAVKLGDSTLAELASLSAGVSLVAGFVEEAPDHLFYNSVGYFQGGKLLSVHRKAYLPTYGMFDEQRYFARGRRLEAFDSAHGRVAMLICEEMLHPSAPTIVACDGATMILTPSASPARGVTGEGEADTNARAWESYNRVIARTYGLWVVYSNRVGVEDGVAFWGGSEIISPAGETIVKAAYYDADYASAVLAEDAVRRRRIVSPIVRDEDLDLTINELSRIRGRAVEREQRDRRGGEQRGGEQRGGEQRGDRQPFRGRDDRQRGRDRRPFDRGGEQRQFDRDDDDNRGNRVEDDDNRGNRRFDDNRGFGGGRGDRFGKKPFGNKFGGGGGRFGGNKRFGDRDDRRGGDGGFNRRDDAGPPRGRFGAPRGRDDRGFGGGRDDRNIGGGREGDDQPKWRGRPRVGEETPPRERQRPGQDERRPRPVRVKKERDE; translated from the coding sequence GTGGAAAACGAGAAGAAGGACTCCGAAGATTCGATCCGGCGACCGGCGCGCGGACCGCGCGTAGCGGTCGCGCAGATCTCTCCGACGCTCGGCGACGTTGCCGCGAACCTGGAGCTGCATCGTCAGGCGGCGCAGCGGGCCGTCGATGAGGGCACGCAGCTGATCGTCTTTCCGGAGCTCAGCCTGACCGGCTACCGTCTTCGGGATTCGGTTCCCGACGTTGCCGTCAAGCTGGGCGATTCCACACTCGCCGAGCTCGCGAGCCTGTCTGCCGGCGTCTCGCTGGTGGCCGGTTTCGTCGAGGAGGCGCCCGACCATCTCTTCTACAACTCGGTCGGCTACTTCCAGGGAGGCAAGCTCCTCTCCGTCCATCGCAAAGCCTATCTGCCCACCTACGGCATGTTCGACGAGCAGCGCTACTTCGCGCGCGGCCGGCGACTGGAGGCGTTCGATTCGGCGCACGGACGTGTGGCGATGCTGATCTGCGAGGAGATGCTGCATCCGTCGGCGCCTACGATCGTGGCCTGTGACGGCGCGACGATGATCCTGACGCCGTCGGCCAGCCCCGCACGCGGCGTGACCGGCGAAGGCGAAGCCGACACCAACGCGCGAGCGTGGGAATCGTACAATCGCGTCATCGCGCGCACCTACGGACTGTGGGTCGTCTACTCCAACCGCGTCGGCGTCGAAGACGGCGTGGCGTTCTGGGGCGGCTCCGAGATCATCTCGCCGGCGGGCGAGACCATCGTCAAAGCCGCCTATTACGATGCCGATTATGCCAGCGCCGTCCTGGCCGAGGACGCGGTGCGACGACGGCGCATCGTCAGCCCCATCGTGCGCGACGAGGACCTCGATCTGACCATCAACGAGCTGTCGCGGATTCGTGGTCGCGCGGTCGAGCGCGAGCAGAGGGACCGGCGTGGCGGTGAGCAGCGTGGCGGAGAGCAGCGCGGCGGCGAGCAGCGCGGGGACCGCCAGCCGTTTCGAGGGCGCGACGACCGCCAGCGCGGCCGCGACCGGCGGCCGTTCGATCGCGGTGGCGAGCAGCGGCAGTTCGACCGGGATGACGACGACAACCGCGGCAACCGCGTCGAGGACGACGACAATCGCGGCAATCGGCGCTTCGACGACAACCGTGGCTTCGGCGGCGGGCGCGGCGACCGCTTCGGCAAGAAGCCGTTCGGCAACAAGTTCGGCGGAGGCGGCGGCCGCTTCGGCGGCAACAAGCGTTTCGGCGATCGCGATGATCGCCGCGGCGGCGACGGCGGCTTCAATCGCCGCGACGATGCCGGCCCTCCGCGCGGACGCTTCGGTGCACCACGCGGACGCGACGATCGCGGGTTCGGCGGCGGCCGCGACGACCGCAACATCGGCGGCGGGCGCGAAGGCGACGATCAGCCGAAGTGGCGCGGGCGCCCGCGCGTGGGAGAAGAGACGCCGCCGCGCGAGCGGCAGCGGCCTGGACAGGATGAGCGGCGTCCGCGGCCCGTGCGCGTCAAGAAAGAGCGTGACGAGTAG
- a CDS encoding NAD+ synthase has product MPPAKKDKSATSARKKASAAAKKPATSKSAHGAKPASKKAQPKAAPARKKSAHTAKEPAKAAGKKAGKSAPQKKAAAKPARKPAAGAAKKRSRVSEPAIEAIAGGADSAEETLQAAERHVGTQPSKQDHESSYGDAGLADAAGDENAHLDDEAPEDIERTGDADEAGELDDEDFDVEDDDAGLAAGNAAPADAAPDDDELGDAEPDDDEFDDDELDDDELDDDELDDDDTELDDDDLTNDTDVADEDEGDEATGTGVAPAKELGFVAVTAPAATTPEGDGIPKTEEPLAQLAKFPSTNYAVVEKILVGFLASEVRKVGLSRAVLGLSGGVDSAVSAAIAARALGGENVLGVMMPYQTSSPESVADALAVAASLGIETMTVEITAQVDAYFERFPDASRLRRGNKMARERMTILYDHSAARSALVVGTSNKTELLLGYGTLYGDMASALNPIGDLYKTQVWGLARHLALPPAVIEKAPTADLWSGQTDENELGFSYHEVDRLLYWMIDERCSFGELEAMGFEREFIERIARMVRRSQFKRRLPIIAKISARTVDPDFRYSRDLGL; this is encoded by the coding sequence GTGCCGCCCGCAAAGAAAGACAAATCCGCAACGAGCGCTCGCAAGAAGGCGTCGGCCGCGGCCAAGAAGCCGGCGACCTCCAAGTCCGCCCACGGTGCGAAACCGGCCTCGAAGAAGGCGCAGCCGAAAGCCGCCCCGGCCAGGAAGAAGAGCGCGCACACGGCGAAGGAGCCGGCCAAGGCGGCCGGCAAGAAGGCCGGCAAGAGCGCGCCGCAGAAGAAGGCGGCGGCCAAACCCGCCAGGAAGCCGGCGGCGGGCGCAGCGAAGAAGAGGTCGCGCGTTTCCGAGCCCGCCATCGAAGCGATCGCAGGCGGCGCCGACTCGGCCGAAGAGACCCTTCAGGCTGCGGAGCGTCACGTCGGTACGCAGCCGAGCAAGCAGGATCACGAATCCAGCTACGGCGACGCCGGCCTCGCCGACGCCGCCGGCGACGAGAACGCCCACCTGGACGACGAGGCGCCTGAGGACATCGAGCGCACCGGCGATGCGGATGAGGCGGGCGAGTTGGACGACGAGGATTTCGACGTCGAGGACGATGATGCCGGGCTCGCTGCCGGCAATGCCGCGCCGGCCGATGCCGCGCCGGATGATGACGAGTTGGGCGATGCCGAGCCGGACGACGACGAGTTCGATGACGACGAGCTGGATGACGACGAGCTGGATGATGACGAGCTGGATGATGACGATACCGAGCTCGACGACGACGACCTCACAAACGACACGGACGTCGCCGACGAAGACGAGGGAGACGAAGCGACCGGGACCGGCGTAGCTCCCGCCAAGGAGCTCGGCTTCGTCGCCGTCACCGCACCCGCCGCAACCACGCCGGAAGGCGATGGCATACCGAAGACGGAAGAGCCGCTCGCACAGCTCGCGAAGTTTCCATCCACCAACTACGCCGTCGTCGAAAAGATTCTCGTCGGCTTCCTCGCAAGCGAAGTGCGGAAGGTGGGGCTGTCCCGCGCCGTGCTCGGGCTTTCCGGCGGCGTCGATTCGGCCGTTTCTGCGGCCATCGCCGCGCGTGCACTCGGCGGCGAGAACGTGCTCGGCGTGATGATGCCGTATCAGACGTCCAGTCCAGAAAGCGTGGCCGACGCGCTGGCGGTTGCCGCTTCGCTCGGCATCGAGACCATGACGGTGGAGATCACGGCGCAGGTGGACGCGTATTTCGAGCGCTTCCCCGACGCGAGCCGGCTGCGCCGCGGCAACAAGATGGCGCGCGAGCGCATGACGATCCTCTACGACCATTCGGCCGCCCGCTCGGCGCTGGTGGTGGGCACGTCCAACAAGACCGAGCTGCTGCTCGGCTACGGCACGCTTTACGGCGACATGGCCTCGGCGCTCAATCCCATCGGCGATCTCTACAAGACGCAGGTATGGGGCCTGGCCCGCCATCTGGCCTTGCCGCCGGCCGTCATCGAGAAGGCTCCGACGGCCGATCTTTGGAGCGGACAGACCGACGAGAACGAGCTCGGCTTCAGCTACCATGAAGTGGATCGGCTGCTGTACTGGATGATCGACGAGCGCTGCAGCTTCGGCGAGCTCGAAGCGATGGGTTTCGAGCGCGAGTTCATCGAGCGCATCGCGCGCATGGTGCGGCGCTCGCAGTTCAAGCGCCGGCTCCCGATCATCGCGAAGATCTCGGCGCGCACCGTCGACCCCGACTTCCGATACTCGCGCGACCTGGGTCTGTGA
- the rsmI gene encoding 16S rRNA (cytidine(1402)-2'-O)-methyltransferase produces the protein MPGKLYVVATPIGNMADLSPRAAGVLREVDIIAAEDTRVTGRLLERMQAPASTVGPEARSQRMLSYREETERKLAPALVARMQKGESVALVSDAGTPGVSDPGYRLVSAAAAAGIEVVAVPGPSAVVALLSISGLPTDRFSYEGFPPAKASARRRLFESLRGAGRTVVFYESPRRVKAFLEELAATLDDPVVAVGRELTKMYEQVLRGRASEVAAGMAAGAPRGEFTIAVHVAAGEQELSGDALESEVTALLEAGMPARDIAAALKPRGAHRRDVYDVIRRLERK, from the coding sequence ATGCCAGGAAAGCTCTACGTCGTCGCCACGCCCATCGGCAACATGGCCGACCTCAGCCCTCGTGCGGCCGGAGTGCTGCGGGAGGTCGACATCATCGCCGCCGAGGACACGCGCGTGACGGGGCGGCTTCTCGAGCGCATGCAGGCGCCGGCAAGCACCGTTGGCCCCGAGGCGAGGAGCCAGCGCATGCTCAGCTATCGGGAGGAGACCGAGCGCAAGCTCGCTCCGGCCCTGGTCGCGCGCATGCAGAAGGGCGAGAGCGTGGCGCTGGTGTCGGACGCCGGGACGCCCGGTGTGTCCGATCCCGGATACCGCCTGGTGAGCGCGGCTGCTGCCGCGGGCATCGAGGTGGTGGCCGTGCCGGGACCGTCGGCGGTCGTGGCGCTCCTTTCGATCAGCGGCCTTCCCACCGACCGTTTCAGCTACGAAGGGTTCCCGCCCGCCAAGGCGTCGGCGCGCCGCCGCCTGTTCGAGAGCCTGCGCGGTGCGGGGCGCACGGTGGTGTTCTACGAGTCGCCGCGGCGCGTGAAGGCGTTTCTCGAAGAGCTGGCCGCGACGCTGGACGATCCGGTGGTGGCGGTGGGACGCGAGCTCACCAAGATGTACGAGCAGGTGCTGCGCGGCCGCGCCAGCGAGGTCGCCGCGGGCATGGCCGCTGGCGCGCCGCGCGGCGAGTTCACCATCGCCGTGCACGTCGCCGCAGGTGAGCAGGAGCTGTCGGGCGATGCGCTGGAGAGCGAGGTGACGGCGCTGCTCGAGGCAGGCATGCCGGCCAGGGACATCGCGGCGGCGCTGAAGCCGCGCGGCGCGCATCGTCGCGACGTCTACGACGTCATCCGGCGTCTCGAACGAAAGTAG